A window of the Phragmites australis chromosome 20, lpPhrAust1.1, whole genome shotgun sequence genome harbors these coding sequences:
- the LOC133901869 gene encoding NADPH-dependent aldehyde reductase-like protein, chloroplastic — protein MAESSGVAATASMMLHGRVAIVTGGAGGIGSVVCKHLASLGARVAVAYIGDPAPALELVSGINGSKHAGAGDQSQQAPRAIAVEADVSDATQVRALFDAAAAAFGGELHILVTCAAVLDYSYPPLAETSEATYDAAFGINARGTFLCCREAARRLARDGRGRIVTFSSSGVASLRPGYAAYAASKAAVEVMTKILARELRGTGITANAVAPGSTGTPMMYTGKTEEDIKLYIAEAPLGRLGMPEDIAPLVGFLASDAGHWVNAQVLRCNGGTI, from the coding sequence ATGGCTGAGTCGAGTGGTGTCGCAGCGACGGCCTCGATGATGCTCCACGGGCGCGTGGCCATTGTCactggcggcgccggcggcatcGGCTCGGTCGTGTGCAAGCACCTGGCGTCCCTCGGCGCGCGCGTCGCGGTGGCGTACATCGGCgacccggcgccggcgctggaGCTGGTGAGCGGCATCAACGGCTCCAAGCACGCCGGGGCCGGGGATCAGAGCCAGCAGGCGCCGCGGGCCATCGCGGTGGAGGCGGACGTGTCGGACGCGACGCAGGTGCGGGCGCTGTTCGACGCGGCGGCCGCTGCGTTCGGCGGGGAGCTCCACATCCTGGTGACGTGCGCAGCGGTGCTGGACTACTCGTACCCGCCGCTGGCGGAGACCAGCGAGGCGACGTACGACGCCGCGTTCGGCATCAACGCGCGGGGCACCTTCCTGTGTTGCCGCGAGGCGGCACGCCGGCTGGCCCGCGACGGTCGCGGCCGAATCGTGACGTTCTCGTCGTCGGGCGTGGCGTCGCTGCGCCCCGGATACGCGGCGTACGCGGCGAGCAAGGCGGCCGTGGAGGTGATGACCAAGATCCTGGCACGCGAGCTGCGCGGCACGGGGATCACGGCCAACGCGGTGGCGCCGGGGTCCACTGGCACGCCCATGATGTACACCGGCAAGACGGAGGAAGACATAAAGCTGTACATTGCCGAGGCGCCGCTCGGCCGGCTCGGCATGCCCGAGGACATCGCGCCGCTCGTCGGCTTCCTCGCCAGCGACGCTGGCCACTGGGTCAATGCCCAGGTTCTGCGCTGCAACGGCGGCACCATCTAG